One part of the Astatotilapia calliptera chromosome 9, fAstCal1.2, whole genome shotgun sequence genome encodes these proteins:
- the LOC113028957 gene encoding uncharacterized protein LOC113028957: MITMADDINDSVGVVTRDGSQRAMTDKGLEFKLHQLTKVRRGKLGQVTAQEDETERLLSHEILPAVNDVREALKVYKKLYEEFQECNYAVLLCIKDEEEKEADQQLWFQPMSERCLQFINRVNTWIEIQTCDQEITPMDSASRVSKTSRVSNKSKVSNTSRVSTASSERVKEEANRAALMARAASLKEKQALELKEAEIKAAKERLEIETAIAVSTAKVKVYEECEGVKSQVSETRLTVMPRRDLLKMNNENGHGNVKHTPGKPTEIERSASWRNPGDPSTAAGAMPKTHRTPLQGPSQRQDGVSLQETRPSELYQVMQKQADITEMLVKNQQLARLPQRDVPVFHGDPLEYRSFMRAFMHAIDTRADSNSDKLYFLEQYTRGEPRDLVRSCQHMPEHRGYERALQLLQDKYGNELQIAGTLIEKASKWPQIKAEDGKALSAFSVFLVSCRNAMEDVDYMEEMDNPATMRVIISKLPFKIRERWRVHAYDIQERRCNRARFTELVAFVERQAKIMSDPLFGDLETAVSDKVIKKPQQGNKLKKDIRHGSSFAIKVNQGSEMDKRSRVSKNQSDLSLNCAFTRPCMFCGKLHTLQECYKIREETHKDRVDYLKKNGLCFGCLLKGHMSRDCKKKMVCEVCSLKHPSLLHFSSYEEEKPPDEVNMGSTAKGPAGLSEEKETSACTGAGGSCVLAIVPVRVKSCKSDKAVEVYAFIDPGSSASFCTKALARQLKVQGRRTELTLRTINSKSREESYVLTELEVSSLADNNFIALSKVFTQKSIPVSRENIPLQKEVDKWPYLREVRLPHIEAEVELLIGTKEYTILEPWKVIPSEDNGPYAVKTALGWILNGPLRETDTAANDVQPCAIVNRIAIDNVEQLLVRQYNHDFPERHCDDKAGMSQEDHHFMESVSSSTRLTDGHYSISLPTKKSCVQMPNNRSAVLQRALSLQRKLKRNPALHEEYTAFMSDMLSKGYAVEVPTTQLNRKDGKQWYIPHHGVYHPQKKKLRVVFDCAASYQGVSLNSELLQGPDLTNSLIGVLTRFRQESIAFTADIEAMYHQVCVPDDDADLQRFLWWPAGDLNRDIAEYRMMVHIFGATSSPSCANYALRRTAEENRSKSSPEAVSTVLENFYVDDCLKSVATETQGMELYTDLTELCSGGGFHLTKWTSNSRALLSFIPEHERAKDVRDLNLNHDLLPMERALGVLWCPESDAFKFRINIKERPVTRRGILSVTSSIYDPLGFLSPGTLPAKMILQQLCREGLAWDDEIPEQLSHKWNKWLQELCQLSEVTVPRCVRPLDFGPVATAQLHHFSDGSESGYGTASYLRMTSNDGRVHCTLMMGKSRVAPLKQTTIPRIELTAAMVAAKTDKMLRTELQMNLLESTFWTDSTTVLKYIENENLRFKTFVANRVAVIRELTNPQQWRYVGTAINPADCASRGLAPSKLMKNLSWFHGPAFLKTPERQWPERPDKERIDKDDSEVRHATMVHLTNAAENVHTLNKLINHYSSWHRVKRAVAWMIKLKDLLLRRCEKRKETYVKQKEQDNESMQTTLTLKDLVQAETEIIKFCQSQQFQEEITMLKKGKCVTKTSHLRKLDPVMQDGVLRVGGRLAAAGMPEHVKHPVIIPKGSHITTLILQDIHEKIGHCGRLYMLSRLRQKYWIPSANSEVRKFLSRCVICRKTRGKPLEQKMADLPEDRLLPDEPPFSNVGVDYFGPFNVKHGCSTVKRYGVVFTCLTTRAVHIEIAHTLDTDSCLNAIRRFVCRRGQVSVMRSDNGTNLVAAERELREAIQEWNQSKILDCLMQKGIQWVFNPPAGSHFGGIWERQIRTVRKVLRSILKEQLVNDEGLLTLMCEVESVLNDRPLTTVTDDPTDLEPLTPNHLLLMKKKPGLPPGLFRKEDSYSRRRWKQVQYLADLFWKRWVREYLPMLQERQKWTQVRRNVTVGDIVMVVDESAPRSSWMLGRVLRVIPDAKGLVRRVIIKTKTNTLERPIDKLCLICENVM, translated from the coding sequence CAGCACAAGAAGATGAAACTGAGCGACTTTTGAGCCATGAAATTCTGCCGGCTGTAAATGATGTGAGAGAGGCACTGAAAGTTTACAAGAAGTTGTATGAAGAGTTTCAAGAATGCAATTATGCAGTGTTGCTGTGTATTAAAgatgaggaggaaaaggaggctgACCAACAACTTTGGTTTCAGCCAATGTCAGAACGATGTTTGCAGTTCATTAATAGAGTTAATACATGGATTGAAATACAAACATGTGATCAAGAGATAACTCCCATGGACAGTGCATCCAGAGTGTCAAAAACATCTAGAGTGTCAAACAAGTCTAAAGTATCCAACACGTCAAGGGTGTCGACAGCATCGTCGGAGCGCGTCAAGGAAGAAGCTAACAGAGCAGCTCTGATGGCACGAGCAGCgtctctgaaagaaaaacaggctcTAGAgttaaaagaagcagaaattaaagctgcaaagGAAAGACTGGAAATTGAAACAGCCATTGCAGTGTCTACTGCCAAAGTGAAAGTGTATGAGGAATGTGAAGGAGTTAAGTCTCAAGTGAGTGAAACCAGACTTACGGTAATGCCACGTCGTGACCTCCTGAAGATGAATAACGAAAATGGTCATGGCAACGTAAAACACACACCAGGGAAGCCAACAGAGATAGAGAGGTCTGCCTCTTGGAGGAATCCTGGTGATCCAAGTACTGCAGCAGGGGCCATGCCTAAGACACATAGAACTCCACTGCAGGGGCCGAGCCAACGCCAAGATGGTGTCTCACTTCAGGAGACCAGACCAAGTGAGCTTTATCAAGTTATGCAGAAACAGGCAGATATCACAGAGATGCTTGTAAAGAACCAACAGCTGGCTCGGTTACCACAAAGGGATGTGCCAGTGTTCCACGGAGATCCTTTGGAATACAGGTCGTTTATGAGGGCATTCATGCACGCTATTGACACCAGAGCTGATAGCAATTCAGACAAGCTATATTTTCTGGAGCAGTATACTCGAGGCGAGCCTCGTGATCTTGTGAGGAGTTGTCAGCATATGCCTGAACATCGGGGGTATGAAAGGGCTTTGCAGCTGCTTCAAGATAAATATGGAAATGAGTTACAGATTGCTGGCACGCTAATTGAGAAGGCATCGAAGTGGCCACAAATTAAGGCTGAAGATGGAAAGGCGTTGAGCGCATTCTCTGTATTCCTGGTGAGCTGTCGTAATGCTATGGAGGATGTGGACTATATGGAAGAGATGGACAACCCTGCAACTATGAGGGTCATCATTTCCAAGTTGCCATTTAAAATAAGAGAGCGCTGGAGAGTCCATGCATATGATATCCAGGAGCGGCGCTGCAACAGAGCAAGATTCACAGAGCTGGTGGCCTTCGTTGAACGCCAAGCAAAGATCATGTCCGACCCACTCTTTGGCGATCTTGAAACAGCAGTGTCAGACAAGGTTATAAAAAAGCCACAGCAAGGAAATAAGTTGAAGAAAGACATTAGACATGGGAGCAGCTTTGCTATCAAGGTTAACCAAGGTTCAGAAATGGACAAAAGAAGCAGAGTTAGTAAGAACCAGAGTGACCTTTCACTCAACTGCGCCTTCACAAGACCTTGCATGTTCTGTGGGAAACTTCATACACTGCAAGAGTGTTACAAGATTAGAGAGGAGACTCATAAGGATAGAGTGGACTACTTGAAGAAAAACGGACTTTGCTTTGGATGCCTGCTAAAGGGTCACATGAGCAGAGATTGCAAAAAGAAGATGGTGTGCGAGGTTTGTTCACTCAAGCATCCAAGTTTGTTGCACTTCTCAAGTTATGAGGAAGAGAAGCCTCCCGATGAGGTCAATATGGGTAGCACTGCTAAAGGCCCAGCAGGGTTGTCTGAAGAAAAGGAGACAAGTGCCTGTACTGGGGCTGGAGGCAGCTGCGTGCTTGCCATTGTACCTGTAAGGGTGAAGTCCTGCAAGAGTGACAAGGCTGTGGAGGTTTACGCTTTCATTGACCCAGGTAGCTCTGCATCGTTCTGCACCAAAGCCTTGGCAAGGCAGCTGAAGGTGCAAGGCAGACGAACCGAGCTAACGTTGAGGACCATTAATTCCAAAAGTCGAGAGGAGAGTTATGTGCTCACAGAATTGGAAGTCAGCAGTCTGGCAGACAACAACTTTATCGCACTGTCAAAGGTCTTCACACAGAAAAGTATTCCTGTTTCCAGAGAGAACATCCCACTCCAGAAAGAGGTTGACAAGTGGCCGTACCTACGCGAAGTGAGGTTGCCTCATATTGAGGCTGAAGTGGAGCTTCTCATTGGAACTAAAGAATACACCATATTGGAGCCATGGAAGGTGATCCCAAGTGAGGACAATGGTCCATATGCCGTAAAGACAGCACTTGGATGGATTCTGAATGGACCACTCAGAGAAACGGATACTGCAGCCAATGATGTACAACCATGTGCTATTGTGAACAGAATAGCCATTGACAACGTGGAACAACTGCTTGTACGACAGTATAACCACGACTTTCCAGAGCGTCACTGTGATGATAAAGCAGGAATGTCTCAAGAGGACCACCACTTTATGGAGTCTGTGTCAAGCTCTACTCGTCTCACTGATGGACACTATTCCATAAGTCTTCCTACGAAGAAGTCGTGCGTTCAGATGCCGAACAATCGAAGTGCAGTGTTACAGCGTGCACTGAGCCTTCAGCGCAAGCTGAAGAGGAATCCTGCACTCCATGAAGAATACACTGCCTTCATGAGTGACATGTTGAGCAAGGGATATGCCGTTGAGGTTCCAACTACACAGTTAAACCGCAAGGATGGAAAACAGTGGTATATTCCCCACCATGGGGTATACcatccacaaaaaaagaagctgaggGTGGTCTTTGACTGCGCTGCCAGCTACCAAGGAGTTTCACTGAATAGTGAACTTCTACAAGGGCCAGATTTAACAAACTCATTGATCGGAGTGCTGACACGGTTCAGGCAAGAGTCTATAGCCTTTACAGCAGATATTGAAGCAATGTACCATCAGGTGTGTGTCCCGGATGACGATGCTGACCTGCAGCGCTTTCTGTGGTGGCCAGCAGGGGACCTCAATCGAGACATTGCTGAGTACAGGATGATGGTGCATATCTTCGGTGCGACTTCTTCTCCCAGTTGTGCCAACTATGCACTGCGAAGAACAGCAGAGGAGAACCGCAGCAAATCATCACCTGAAGCTGTAAGCACAGTTCTGGAAAATTTTTATGTTGACGACTGCTTGAAGTCTGTTGCCACGGAAACTCAAGGTATGGAGTTATACACAGACCTCACTGAATTGTGTTCTGGTGGAGGATTTCACCTAACGAAATGGACAAGCAACAGTCGTGCCTTGCTCTCATTCATCCCTGAGCATGAGAGAGCCAAAGATGTCAGAGACCTGAACTTGAACCATGACCTGCTGCCTATGGAACGTGCTTTAGGAGTTCTATGGTGCCCTGAGTCTGACGCATTCAAGTTCAGGATTAACATCAAAGAAAGACCTGTGACGAGACGTGGAATACTTTCCGTCACCAGCTCCATCTACGACCCACTGGGATTCCTTTCCCCAGGAACTCTCCCTGCAAAAATGATCTTGCAGCAGTTATGCAGGGAGGGTCTTGCTTGGGATGATGAGATCCCAGAACAGCTCAGTCATAAGTGGAACAAGTGGTTACAAGAGCTGTGCCAGCTGTCAGAGGTAACCGTACCCAGGTGTGTGAGACCATTGGACTTCGGTCCTGTCGCAACAGCACAGCTCCACCATTTTTCTGATGGGAGCGAAAGTGGATATGGAACAGCATCATACTTGAGGATGACCAGCAATGACGGACGGGTTCACTGTACGTTAATGATGGGAAAATCCCGTGTGGCGCCCCTGAAGCAAACCACTATTCCACGAATAGAGTTGACTGCAGCTATGGTTGCtgcaaagacagacaaaatgttAAGAACGGAGCTTCAGATGAATCTTCTTGAATCTACATTCTGGACTGACAGCACAACTGTGTTGAAGTATATTGAAAATGAAAACCTTCGCTTCAAGACATTCGTGGCCAATCGTGTTGCGGTCATTAGAGAGCTAACAAATCCCCAGCAGTGGAGGTACGTTGGTACAGCAATCAATCCAGCTGATTGTGCATCCAGAGGGCTTGCACCATCTAAGCTCATGAAGAATCTAAGCTGGTTCCACGGCCCAGCTTTCCTGAAAACCCCAGAAAGACAGTGGCCAGAAAGACCTGACAAGGAAAGGATTGATAAAGATGACAGCGAAGTGAGGCATGCAACCATGGTACATCtcacaaatgcagctgagaatgtgCACACGTTGAACAAGCTGATCAATCACTATTCCAGCTGGCATCGAGTGAAGAGAGCTGTGGCATGGATGATCAAACTCAAAGACTTACTGCTACGACGatgtgaaaaaaggaaagagacgTACGttaaacagaaagaacaagACAACGAATCAATGCAGACAACACTTACCCTGAAAGATCTGGTGCAAGCTGAGACAGAGATCATCAAGTTCTGTCAAAGTCAACAATTCCAAGAAGAGATCACCATGTTAAAGAAAGGCAAGTGTGTGACAAAGACTAGTCACTTGAGGAAACTTGATCCCGTGATGCAGGACGGAGTTTTGAGAGTTGGTGGTCGCCTCGCAGCTGCTGGGATGCCAGAACATGTGAAGCACCCAGTCATTATCCCAAAGGGCTCACATATCACCACACTGATCTTGCAGGATATACATGAGAAGATTGGGCACTGTGGAAGACTGTATATGCTTTCACGGCTGCGACAGAAGTATTGGATTCCATCCGCTAACTCAGAAGTGAGGAAGTTTCTGTCAAGGTGCGTAATCTGCAGGAAAACTAGAGGCAAACCACtggaacagaagatggcagattTGCCAGAGGATAGGCTTCTACCTGATGAACCCCCCTTTTCTAATGTTGGGGTGGATTACTTTGGACCGTTTAATGTGAAGCATGGCTGTAGCACAGTAAAAAGGTATGGTGTGGTGTTTACCTGCCTTACAACAAGAGCAGTGCACATTGAAATTGCGCACACTTTGGACACTGATTCATGTCTGAACGCCATCAGACGCTTTGTGTGTAGAAGAGGTCAGGTATCTGTCATGCGTTCAGATAATGGCACCAACCTAGTTGCTGCTGAACGGGAGTTACGCGAAGCCATTCAAGAGTGGAATCAGTCAAAGATTCTAGATTGTCTCATGCAAAAGGGAATCCAGTGGGTATTTAACCCACCCGCTGGTTCTCACTTTGGAGGGATATGGGAAAGGCAGATCAGAACCGTGAGGAAGGTCCTGAGGTCTATACTGAAGGAACAGTTGGTCAATGATGAAGGTTTACTGACACTAATGTGTGAAGTGGAGTCAGTACTAAATGACAGACCGCTGACTACAGTAACAGATGATCCAACAGACCTGGAACCACTGACGCCTAACCACTTGCTACTAATGAAGAAAAAGCCGGGTTTGCCTCCTGGACTTTTCAGAAAGGAAGATTCATACTCCCGCCGCCGTTGGAAGCAAGTGCAATATCTTGCTGACTTGTTTTGGAAGAGGTGGGTGCGCGAGTATTTGCCTATGCTTCAAGAGCGTCAAAAGTGGACTCAGGTCAGAAGAAATGTAACTGTGGGGGACATTGTAATGGTGGTCGACGAGTCAGCGCCAAGAAGCTCGTGGATGTTGGGGAGAGTTCTTCGTGTCATTCCAGATGCTAAGGGTCTGGTGCGGCGTGTGATCATCAAGACAAAGACTAACACCTTAGAAAGACCCATTGACAAGCTATGCTTGATCTGTGAGAATGTCATGTAA